A single Bacillota bacterium DNA region contains:
- the radC gene encoding DNA repair protein RadC, producing MKSLPRELRPRERMQISGPGALSSAELLAIILGTGSREESALELAHRLLLEPRGLRFLAEVSLEELCRLKGIGLAKAAQIKAAVELGKRLACLGPSARPVVRSPQEVSTLVMEEMCYLDREHFRVILLNTKNQVLAIDTISIGSLNSSLVHPREVFKKAIQCSAAAVILVHNHPSGDPTPSSEDLEITRRLAEAGRLLGIEVLDHIIIGDHAFCSFKEKALI from the coding sequence ATGAAAAGTTTACCCAGGGAACTCCGGCCCCGGGAGCGGATGCAGATTTCCGGTCCGGGTGCTTTATCGTCTGCCGAACTCCTTGCCATCATCCTGGGGACGGGCTCCCGGGAGGAGTCCGCTCTGGAGCTTGCCCACCGCCTCCTGCTTGAGCCCCGCGGGCTGCGCTTTCTGGCAGAGGTTTCCCTTGAAGAACTGTGCAGGCTGAAAGGGATCGGTCTTGCCAAGGCCGCCCAGATTAAAGCCGCAGTAGAACTTGGAAAGCGGCTCGCCTGCCTGGGCCCCAGCGCAAGACCTGTTGTGCGGAGCCCCCAGGAGGTGTCCACCCTTGTCATGGAGGAAATGTGCTACCTGGATCGCGAGCATTTCCGGGTAATTTTGCTGAACACGAAAAACCAGGTTCTTGCCATTGATACCATTTCCATTGGCAGTCTGAATTCTTCTCTTGTGCACCCCCGGGAGGTTTTTAAGAAGGCGATCCAGTGCAGCGCGGCAGCGGTGATTTTGGTGCACAACCATCCCAGCGGGGACCCGACGCCCAGCTCCGAGGATCTCGAGATCACGCGCCGCCTGGCGGAAGCCGGCAGGCTGCTCGGAATCGAAGTTCTCGACCATATTATTATCGGGGATCACGCTTTTTGCAGTTTCAAGGAAAAAGCCTTAATTTAA
- a CDS encoding redox-sensing transcriptional repressor Rex: MKTLKIPEATVMRLSVYSRFLEQADHHGVVTVSSGDIAEGVGVSPAQVRKDLAYFGEFGTRGVGYNVSELYQHIRRILGLNREWPVVLVGAGKLGSALALYQGFPGRGFRIIGVFDNDPSQFGRKLNETEVLPVSQLEEVVRKNGVEIGIITVPAAAAQEVAELLVKAGIKAILNFSPRVLNVPGQVVVRNVDFSVNLEVLTFNLGLVNHKIS, translated from the coding sequence TTGAAAACCCTCAAAATTCCTGAAGCTACCGTGATGCGTCTTTCTGTTTACTCGCGGTTTCTGGAGCAGGCCGACCATCATGGAGTCGTCACCGTGTCCTCCGGTGACATTGCCGAGGGAGTAGGGGTCAGCCCCGCCCAGGTTCGCAAGGACCTGGCCTATTTCGGAGAGTTCGGAACCCGGGGTGTAGGGTACAACGTGAGCGAACTCTACCAGCACATCAGGCGGATTCTGGGGCTGAACCGGGAGTGGCCGGTGGTGCTGGTGGGAGCCGGGAAGCTCGGGTCGGCCCTCGCCCTCTACCAGGGATTTCCAGGCCGGGGCTTCCGGATTATCGGGGTGTTTGACAACGATCCCAGCCAGTTCGGCCGCAAGCTCAACGAGACCGAAGTTCTTCCGGTTTCGCAGCTGGAGGAAGTGGTTCGGAAGAACGGCGTGGAAATCGGGATTATCACCGTACCTGCGGCGGCAGCCCAGGAGGTAGCCGAACTTCTGGTGAAGGCCGGGATCAAGGCGATCCTCAACTTTTCTCCCCGGGTTTTGAATGTTCCAGGCCAGGTTGTGGTCCGGAATGTGGATTTTTCGGTCAACCTGGAGGTGTTGACTTTTAATCTGGGACTCGTCAATCATAAGATTTCTTAA
- the phoU gene encoding phosphate signaling complex protein PhoU → MAARKSFHEQLEELQQEVLKMGTLVEQAIFNAVKSLKERDEGLAQQVIDGDDLIDEYQVKIEDLCVKLLALQQPMASDLRVISTAMKIVTDLERMADHAVDIAKVTIRLSGQPLIKPLIDIPRMAEITQKMVRESLDAYVRHDADQVMQLIDCDHEVDGLYCQVFRELLTFMMEDPRTIRQATQLLFAAQHLERIADHATNIGEWVYYMVTGARKDLNV, encoded by the coding sequence TTGGCGGCGCGGAAGTCTTTTCATGAGCAGCTGGAGGAGCTGCAGCAGGAAGTCCTGAAAATGGGCACGCTTGTTGAGCAGGCCATTTTCAACGCGGTCAAGTCCCTCAAAGAGCGGGATGAAGGGCTGGCGCAGCAGGTCATTGACGGTGATGATTTGATCGACGAGTACCAGGTTAAGATCGAGGATCTCTGCGTGAAGCTCCTTGCCCTCCAGCAGCCGATGGCGAGCGACCTGAGGGTCATCAGCACCGCCATGAAGATCGTAACCGATCTGGAGAGAATGGCCGACCACGCGGTGGATATTGCGAAGGTTACAATCCGGCTCTCCGGCCAGCCCCTCATCAAACCGTTGATCGACATTCCCCGCATGGCGGAAATTACCCAGAAGATGGTCCGGGAAAGCCTTGATGCCTACGTCAGGCATGATGCCGATCAGGTGATGCAGCTGATCGACTGCGACCATGAGGTGGATGGGCTGTACTGCCAGGTTTTCCGGGAACTCCTGACCTTTATGATGGAGGACCCCCGGACGATCCGGCAGGCCACCCAGCTTCTCTTCGCGGCCCAGCACCTGGAAAGGATTGCAGACCACGCTACGAATATCGGAGAGTGGGTTTACTACATGGTCACCGGAGCGCGGAAAGACCTCAACGTTTGA
- a CDS encoding DUF4321 domain-containing protein, with protein sequence MRGYGNYRSPWLLVILLILGGIFGSLIGEALGAIPALAILREGRSIGLPVNTLDLEVLALTLGFTIKVNLISLLGFIAAFFVYRHL encoded by the coding sequence ATGAGGGGATACGGAAACTATCGGAGTCCCTGGCTGCTGGTGATTTTGTTGATTCTGGGAGGGATTTTCGGGAGCCTGATCGGGGAGGCGCTGGGCGCGATCCCTGCGCTCGCCATCTTGCGTGAAGGGCGGTCGATCGGCCTGCCGGTGAATACCCTGGATCTCGAAGTTCTGGCTCTTACCCTGGGGTTCACCATTAAAGTGAATTTGATCAGCCTGCTCGGATTCATTGCTGCTTTTTTCGTCTACCGGCATCTCTAG
- the maf gene encoding septum formation inhibitor Maf, giving the protein MRDMQEIILASASPRRISLLRSLGVSFRVVPSQIEEDMNPSLPAPELALRQAGQKARAVACKYPEAIVLGADTVVCCEGEILGKPRDYQEALRMLRLLSGRSHEVSTGLALIQESTGRMREEVVTTKVFFRVLSEKEIQGYLATGESFDKAGGYGIQGYGALLIEKIEGCYFNVVGLPLAKLGVMLKEFGVDLLCRCPSIT; this is encoded by the coding sequence ATGAGAGACATGCAGGAAATCATTCTGGCTTCAGCCTCACCCCGGCGGATCAGCCTGCTCAGAAGCCTGGGTGTTTCCTTCCGGGTGGTGCCAAGTCAAATTGAAGAGGACATGAATCCATCCCTTCCGGCTCCGGAACTTGCCCTGAGGCAGGCGGGGCAAAAAGCGCGTGCCGTTGCCTGCAAATATCCGGAGGCGATTGTTCTGGGCGCCGATACCGTTGTCTGCTGTGAAGGGGAGATTTTGGGAAAGCCCCGGGACTACCAGGAGGCGCTCCGGATGCTGCGGCTGCTCTCCGGACGCTCCCATGAGGTAAGCACCGGCCTTGCCCTGATTCAGGAGAGCACGGGACGGATGCGGGAAGAAGTGGTCACGACGAAGGTTTTCTTTCGGGTTTTGAGCGAGAAAGAAATCCAGGGCTACCTTGCAACCGGGGAGTCTTTTGATAAAGCGGGGGGGTACGGAATTCAGGGTTACGGTGCTCTGCTGATCGAAAAAATAGAAGGGTGCTACTTCAATGTGGTGGGCCTTCCCCTGGCGAAGCTGGGAGTAATGCTTAAAGAGTTCGGAGTTGATTTGCTTTGCCGGTGCCCGAGTATCACCTGA
- a CDS encoding phosphate ABC transporter ATP-binding protein produces the protein MPAVVKQEEVLDQKEGVVMMAPREIKIEIQNLDFFYGTNHVLKNIQLEIGSRQVTALIGPSGCGKSTLLRTLNRMNDLIPGVTIRGKVLLDGEDIYNAHVDVVNLRKRVGMVFQRPNPFPKSVFENVAYGPRRHGIRDRRRLAEIVEESLRKAALWDEVKDRLHKSALQLSGGQQQRVCIARALAVEPEVLLMDEPCSALDPISTAKIEDLIDELKREYTIVIVTHNMQQAARVSQYTAFLLNGELIEFGRTEKLFTNPERKETEDYITGRFG, from the coding sequence ATGCCGGCTGTAGTAAAACAAGAGGAAGTGCTGGATCAGAAGGAAGGTGTCGTGATGATGGCTCCCAGGGAGATCAAAATCGAGATTCAGAACCTGGATTTTTTCTACGGAACGAACCACGTTTTGAAAAACATCCAGCTGGAGATTGGCTCCCGCCAGGTTACGGCCCTCATCGGCCCTTCCGGATGCGGGAAATCAACCCTGCTGCGGACGTTGAACAGGATGAACGATCTGATTCCCGGGGTCACGATCAGGGGAAAGGTCCTTTTAGATGGTGAGGATATTTACAATGCTCACGTGGATGTGGTAAACTTGCGCAAAAGGGTGGGGATGGTGTTTCAGCGCCCGAATCCCTTCCCGAAGTCTGTTTTTGAGAACGTGGCCTATGGGCCGCGCCGTCACGGCATAAGAGACAGACGCCGTCTTGCCGAAATTGTGGAGGAAAGTTTGAGGAAGGCCGCCCTTTGGGATGAGGTCAAGGACCGGCTCCATAAATCTGCCCTCCAGCTTTCGGGAGGCCAGCAGCAGCGGGTCTGCATTGCCCGCGCCCTGGCCGTTGAGCCGGAGGTTTTGCTGATGGACGAACCCTGCTCTGCCCTCGATCCCATTTCCACCGCAAAAATTGAGGATTTGATCGATGAGCTGAAGAGGGAGTATACCATTGTGATCGTCACCCACAACATGCAGCAGGCAGCAAGGGTTTCCCAGTACACGGCCTTCCTTCTCAACGGTGAGCTGATCGAGTTCGGGCGGACGGAGAAGCTTTTTACAAATCCCGAAAGAAAGGAAACGGAGGACTACATTACGGGCCGGTTCGGTTAA
- a CDS encoding PAS domain-containing protein: MPGRIKTRITLGYILLFCCSFLVLGGVLSRFFWDRQVDFLRSELERKAELLKTARGLDALAGPGELQRLRGAAGARVTLIDPAGEVLADSDYDPRLLPNQAGAPEVKAALQSGRGSSIRKEGGDYFLFVATAVPGERPGAAGVLRLSVSLSRVDASIWKMWQILLEALLVVLAGGGFLSTRLAAGLTRPLSEIAAVARRIARGEWEEVRPLTQDEVGELAAAVNAMSRTLREKVQELAESKRLLEAVLANMESGVVLVDQVGRISLVNRAAGELLGIREEEVLGRSHVEVVKNYPLSFLIDEVRRNRQPKREEISLIFPKERILEAHAAPVFGEGRDPRGVAVVLHDVSEIRRLERVRAEFVANVSHELKTPITAVKGFAETLLSGALYNYRAAEEFVHIIYEEAERLSRLIHDLLELSRIESREVRMQIEPLDLGSEIKRIVSKLKPQFQKKELALGVDLPSRAVLVEADRDRLEQVLLNLLDNSLKYTPRGGQVEVLAREEDHEVVVGVKDTGIGIPQEDLPRIFERFYRVDKARSRKLGGTGLGLAIVKHIVEAHRGRVWVESEAGKGSTFYFSLPKEIKGNEEKTTA, encoded by the coding sequence ATGCCGGGCAGGATCAAAACGCGGATAACCCTGGGTTATATTCTCCTTTTTTGCTGTTCCTTTCTTGTGCTGGGGGGAGTTCTTTCCCGTTTTTTCTGGGACCGCCAGGTGGACTTCCTCCGATCGGAGCTGGAGCGGAAGGCAGAGCTTCTCAAAACCGCCCGGGGCCTGGATGCCCTGGCCGGACCCGGGGAGCTTCAGAGGCTCCGGGGGGCTGCGGGCGCACGGGTGACCCTGATCGACCCGGCAGGGGAGGTTCTGGCAGACTCCGATTACGATCCCCGGCTTCTCCCGAATCAGGCCGGTGCCCCTGAAGTGAAGGCGGCCCTGCAGTCCGGACGCGGCTCCAGCATCAGAAAGGAGGGAGGGGATTATTTTCTTTTTGTTGCCACAGCCGTTCCGGGTGAACGCCCCGGGGCGGCGGGGGTTCTGCGCCTCTCTGTTTCTCTGTCCCGGGTCGATGCCTCGATCTGGAAAATGTGGCAGATCTTGCTGGAGGCGCTTCTGGTCGTCCTTGCTGGGGGCGGGTTCCTGAGCACCCGGCTTGCGGCAGGCCTGACCCGTCCCCTGTCGGAGATCGCGGCAGTTGCGCGCCGGATTGCGCGGGGGGAATGGGAAGAGGTGCGGCCCCTGACTCAGGACGAGGTCGGGGAGCTGGCGGCAGCGGTGAACGCGATGTCCCGAACCCTGAGGGAAAAGGTTCAGGAACTGGCCGAAAGCAAAAGGCTGCTGGAAGCGGTTCTGGCGAACATGGAGAGCGGGGTTGTTCTGGTGGACCAGGTAGGGCGGATCAGCCTGGTCAACCGGGCCGCCGGGGAACTGCTCGGCATCCGGGAAGAAGAGGTTCTCGGCAGGTCTCATGTAGAGGTCGTGAAGAACTATCCTTTGAGTTTCCTCATCGATGAGGTGCGCAGGAACCGGCAGCCGAAGAGAGAAGAGATCTCTTTAATTTTTCCCAAGGAGCGGATTCTCGAGGCCCACGCCGCTCCTGTTTTCGGGGAGGGCCGGGACCCGCGCGGGGTTGCGGTGGTGCTCCACGACGTCAGTGAAATCAGGCGCCTTGAAAGGGTGCGCGCCGAATTTGTGGCAAACGTTTCCCACGAACTCAAGACCCCGATTACGGCGGTGAAGGGGTTTGCGGAAACGCTTCTTTCGGGTGCTCTTTACAACTACCGGGCGGCCGAGGAGTTTGTGCACATCATCTACGAAGAGGCCGAGCGCCTGAGCCGGTTGATCCACGATCTTTTGGAGCTTTCAAGGATCGAATCCAGGGAGGTCAGAATGCAGATCGAACCCCTCGACCTGGGGTCGGAAATCAAGCGGATTGTCAGCAAACTGAAGCCCCAGTTTCAGAAAAAGGAGCTGGCGCTGGGCGTCGATCTTCCCTCCCGGGCCGTTTTAGTCGAGGCGGACCGCGACCGGCTGGAGCAGGTTTTGTTAAACCTTTTGGACAACAGCCTGAAGTACACGCCCCGGGGCGGCCAGGTGGAGGTGCTGGCGAGGGAGGAGGATCACGAAGTCGTTGTGGGGGTTAAAGACACCGGGATCGGGATTCCCCAGGAGGATCTCCCCAGGATTTTCGAGCGCTTCTATCGGGTGGACAAGGCAAGGAGCCGCAAGCTGGGAGGGACCGGCTTGGGCCTTGCCATTGTCAAACATATTGTTGAGGCGCACCGGGGGCGTGTTTGGGTGGAGAGCGAAGCGGGCAAAGGCTCCACGTTTTACTTTTCCCTGCCTAAAGAAATAAAAGGGAACGAGGAAAAAACAACTGCCTGA
- a CDS encoding bifunctional folylpolyglutamate synthase/dihydrofolate synthase, whose product MNYDEALDFLASLTKFGVNLGLGRIEHLLNLLGNPHHALRVIHIGGTNGKGTTAMMVARILETAGARVGLFTSPHLHSYTERYLINRVPISEARFAALMERLRPLLEQMVEEGREHPTEFEVCTALAFLYFAEEKVDFLVLEVGLGGAIDSTNVVPCPLVSVITNVAFDHMEYLGTTIREIAEVKAGIIKRHGHVVTAAGDPEALEVIEAKCKAEGAALLQVGKDLTWEIKTATPQGTTFNLHSPYGNYFDLFIPLAGKYQVVNAATALGVIEILRHVYRVKVAPEQIRAGFSRVYWPARLELLAVNPGVLVDVTHNHDGARALREALQEIYDYRRLILVIGMLGDKEREKVIRELAPLAATVIVTKPNSPRAGDWERLAEEARHFVPRVRVIEEIPEAVEAALDEAAAGDLVCITGSFYMVAEARAFLRSQFSIPVGRPD is encoded by the coding sequence GTGAATTACGATGAAGCGCTCGATTTTCTTGCCAGCTTGACGAAGTTCGGGGTTAATTTAGGGCTCGGCCGGATCGAGCACCTCCTCAACCTGCTGGGCAACCCCCATCATGCCCTGCGCGTCATTCACATTGGAGGAACGAACGGCAAGGGAACGACCGCCATGATGGTGGCCCGCATTCTGGAAACCGCCGGGGCGAGGGTGGGGCTTTTCACTTCTCCTCATCTCCACAGTTATACAGAGCGCTACCTGATCAACCGCGTTCCCATCTCCGAGGCAAGGTTTGCCGCGCTTATGGAGCGGCTCAGGCCGCTCCTGGAGCAGATGGTGGAGGAGGGCCGGGAGCACCCGACGGAATTCGAAGTCTGCACCGCTCTTGCTTTCCTCTATTTTGCCGAAGAAAAAGTCGACTTCCTCGTCCTCGAAGTGGGCCTGGGAGGGGCGATTGATTCCACCAACGTTGTTCCCTGTCCTCTGGTTTCGGTGATCACAAACGTTGCCTTTGATCACATGGAGTATCTGGGTACAACCATCAGGGAAATCGCCGAGGTGAAGGCAGGAATTATCAAGAGGCACGGCCATGTGGTGACCGCCGCCGGAGATCCCGAGGCGCTGGAAGTGATCGAGGCAAAGTGTAAGGCTGAGGGTGCTGCCCTCCTGCAGGTGGGAAAGGATCTCACCTGGGAGATCAAAACCGCAACTCCACAGGGAACCACTTTTAATCTGCACTCACCTTACGGAAACTATTTTGATCTGTTTATACCCCTTGCGGGAAAGTACCAGGTTGTTAATGCTGCCACGGCTTTAGGGGTGATCGAGATTCTCCGGCATGTCTATCGGGTTAAAGTTGCCCCGGAGCAGATCCGGGCGGGCTTTTCCCGGGTTTACTGGCCGGCGCGCCTGGAACTGCTGGCGGTGAACCCTGGGGTGCTGGTGGATGTCACCCATAACCATGACGGGGCACGCGCCTTAAGAGAGGCGCTGCAGGAAATCTATGATTACAGGAGGCTCATCCTGGTGATCGGAATGCTCGGGGATAAAGAACGGGAGAAGGTCATCCGGGAACTGGCCCCCCTGGCTGCCACGGTTATTGTGACGAAGCCGAACAGCCCCCGCGCTGGTGATTGGGAAAGGCTGGCGGAAGAGGCGCGCCACTTTGTGCCGCGGGTGCGTGTGATCGAAGAGATCCCTGAGGCTGTTGAGGCTGCTCTTGACGAAGCTGCTGCCGGAGATCTGGTGTGCATCACCGGTTCTTTTTATATGGTTGCCGAGGCAAGGGCCTTTTTGCGGAGCCAGTTCAGCATTCCGGTCGGCAGGCCGGATTAA